A genomic window from Salvia hispanica cultivar TCC Black 2014 chromosome 5, UniMelb_Shisp_WGS_1.0, whole genome shotgun sequence includes:
- the LOC125186410 gene encoding regulatory protein RecX isoform X2 produces the protein MTYFCLNFFHGTANKIQFSHSLVPWLRRNIGCAQGRGYSSSPPLLRYITGKALNKEQNGTTSLPPRASAEGLEFHNQPNRNRSLPSDVYSGFNLEIEGDFTAVADEFIQDPEDSSRRYCGMQDAQNSAIKLLASRAFTSMELKKKLEGMKFHHETIDAVITDFQSRGLINDYLYAETYTRSRWSSSSWGPRRIRQELFKKGISEADAEKAIKLVFVNSEGDEDEDSGIAMSKSSIDQLYAQASKQWQRSQGALQETRKSRIVRWLQYRGFNWSVIKYVLKKLESGGPS, from the exons ATGACATACTTTTGTCTGAATTTCTTCCATGGAACAGCTAACAAAATCCAATTCTCACACTCTCTTGTTCCTTG GTTAAGAAGGAACATCGGCTGCGCTCAAGGAAGGGGCTACAGTAGCTCTCCTCCTCTACTCAGATACATCACCGGAAAAGCTCTAAACAAGGAACAAAATGGAACTACTTCTTTACCTCCGAGGGCAAGTGCTGAGGGGCTTGAATTCCACAACCAACCAAACAGGAACAGGAGCCTTCCTTCTGATGTATATAGTGGGTTCAATCTGG AGATTGAGGGAGATTTTACGGCCGTGGCTGATGAATTCATCCAAGATCCCGAAGATAGTAGTAGAAGATACTGTGGGATGCAAGATGCGCAGAATTCTGCAATCAAGTTGCTTGCGTCCAG GGCATTTACTTCTATGGAACTGAAGAAGAAACTGGAAGGAATGAAATTTCACCATGAAACTATAGATGCAGTCATAACAGACTTCCAGAGCAG GGGTCTGATTAATGATTACTTATATGCGGAAACATATACCCGATCCAGATGGTCTTCCTCAAGCTGGGGCCCTCGTCGAATCAGACAA GAACTTTTCAAGAAGGGGATAAGTGAAGCTGATGCAGAAAAAGCGATAAAACTAGTATTTGTGAACAGTGAAGGTGACGAAGATGAGGATTCAGGAATAGCCATGTCAAAGTCTTCAATTGACCAGTTATATGCTCAGGCCTCAAAGCAATGGCAGAGAAGTCAAGGCGCATTACAAGAGACACGGAAGTCGCGAATAGTCCGCTGGCTTCAATATCGTGGCTTCAACTGGAGTGTGATCAAATATGTATTAAAGAAGTTGGAATCTGGGGGTCCTTCCTAA
- the LOC125186410 gene encoding regulatory protein RecX isoform X1, with translation MTYFCLNFFHGTANKIQFSHSLVPWLRRNIGCAQGRGYSSSPPLLRYITGKALNKEQNGTTSLPPRASAEGLEFHNQPNRNRSLPSDVYSGFNLAVEEEIEGDFTAVADEFIQDPEDSSRRYCGMQDAQNSAIKLLASRAFTSMELKKKLEGMKFHHETIDAVITDFQSRGLINDYLYAETYTRSRWSSSSWGPRRIRQELFKKGISEADAEKAIKLVFVNSEGDEDEDSGIAMSKSSIDQLYAQASKQWQRSQGALQETRKSRIVRWLQYRGFNWSVIKYVLKKLESGGPS, from the exons ATGACATACTTTTGTCTGAATTTCTTCCATGGAACAGCTAACAAAATCCAATTCTCACACTCTCTTGTTCCTTG GTTAAGAAGGAACATCGGCTGCGCTCAAGGAAGGGGCTACAGTAGCTCTCCTCCTCTACTCAGATACATCACCGGAAAAGCTCTAAACAAGGAACAAAATGGAACTACTTCTTTACCTCCGAGGGCAAGTGCTGAGGGGCTTGAATTCCACAACCAACCAAACAGGAACAGGAGCCTTCCTTCTGATGTATATAGTGGGTTCAATCTGG CTGTGGAAGAAGAGATTGAGGGAGATTTTACGGCCGTGGCTGATGAATTCATCCAAGATCCCGAAGATAGTAGTAGAAGATACTGTGGGATGCAAGATGCGCAGAATTCTGCAATCAAGTTGCTTGCGTCCAG GGCATTTACTTCTATGGAACTGAAGAAGAAACTGGAAGGAATGAAATTTCACCATGAAACTATAGATGCAGTCATAACAGACTTCCAGAGCAG GGGTCTGATTAATGATTACTTATATGCGGAAACATATACCCGATCCAGATGGTCTTCCTCAAGCTGGGGCCCTCGTCGAATCAGACAA GAACTTTTCAAGAAGGGGATAAGTGAAGCTGATGCAGAAAAAGCGATAAAACTAGTATTTGTGAACAGTGAAGGTGACGAAGATGAGGATTCAGGAATAGCCATGTCAAAGTCTTCAATTGACCAGTTATATGCTCAGGCCTCAAAGCAATGGCAGAGAAGTCAAGGCGCATTACAAGAGACACGGAAGTCGCGAATAGTCCGCTGGCTTCAATATCGTGGCTTCAACTGGAGTGTGATCAAATATGTATTAAAGAAGTTGGAATCTGGGGGTCCTTCCTAA